In Edaphobacter dinghuensis, a genomic segment contains:
- a CDS encoding glycosyl hydrolase family 28-related protein, which produces MSAVPLWGASYYTLRPDDPKAVYLVKGDQGVHGDGIADDSDAIQQAIDKVQESTVQGIVFIPEGRYRISKTILVWPGIRLIGYGAKRPVFVLGKDTPGFQKGIGYMVLFTGGRPDAAHRRPRRGEPLAGIVPPNDSISDANPGTFYSAMSNIDFEIQDGNPAAIGIRFHVAQHCYLAHMDFHIGSGMAALHDIGNEAEDLHFYGGQYGIMTRKPSPGWQFTLLDSTFEGQARAAIKEHEAGLTLVRDHFKDVPTAISIDPGYSDELWVKDARFEDISGPAVIISNELNAHTEINLENIICRNVPFFAQFRESGKRINGTGDIYQVSHFTHGLTFAVDNATPTIQTTNDAHTLNSLPATVPSDIPPVPAMNTWVNIRTLGAKGDGISDDTAVIKKAIAEHRTLYFPSGHYIVTDTITLKPDTVVIGLNPSTTQIDLPDSTPAFQGPGSPKPLLETPHGGTNIVTGIGLYTNGINSRAVGAKWMAGTNSLMDDVRFLGGHGTNYPGVSFSTIYNNTHTADSDARRKWDSQYSSLWITDGGGGTFADIWTPSTFAQAGVSISNTSTPGRIYELSSEHHVRNEVKLNHVSNWQIYALQTEEERGEGPFALPLSINDSSNVTIANYHSYRVVSSYQPFPNAIRVTNSHNIQLRNIHVYSDSKVSFDNSVVIEQPHNIEIRDREFAALAIDEPRAASTTPRHSIVLAAGAKVEKLSTGFFNISGATVDKSGQLYFVDAHWQRIYKWSPESHSPVIVSDSPLSPVQLAFDKSGNLIVVSYDGDGTIYTFNPNSLEENITLLKPQPASKRPGLTAVLPVNYWRNENDFMQAVPVLKPYQYVSLDGTTFIPAGEDFVTGALYYGTKMADLLRAFSLARAVPGHPFYSSDESQEKTYVSNVGSDGTLMNTKLFAEQGGEGVAQDEEGNVFIAAGQIYVYNSSGKLIDTIDVPERPIDILFGGKDGRTLFILTHNSLYSVQTKVQRLR; this is translated from the coding sequence TTGAGTGCAGTTCCTCTGTGGGGAGCTTCGTATTACACGCTACGTCCTGACGATCCTAAGGCTGTCTATCTGGTCAAAGGCGATCAAGGTGTGCATGGTGATGGCATCGCCGACGATAGCGATGCCATTCAGCAGGCCATCGATAAAGTACAAGAGTCAACGGTGCAGGGAATAGTCTTTATTCCCGAAGGGCGTTACCGCATTAGCAAAACAATCCTCGTCTGGCCCGGTATCCGCTTGATCGGCTATGGCGCAAAGCGTCCTGTCTTTGTACTCGGAAAAGATACACCTGGATTTCAGAAGGGAATCGGTTATATGGTTCTCTTCACGGGTGGCCGCCCGGATGCAGCCCATCGCAGACCCCGCCGTGGTGAGCCTCTGGCGGGAATTGTGCCACCCAACGATTCGATCTCAGATGCTAATCCTGGAACGTTTTATTCCGCGATGAGCAACATTGATTTTGAAATTCAAGATGGCAACCCAGCGGCTATCGGCATTCGTTTTCATGTAGCGCAGCACTGCTATCTGGCACACATGGACTTTCACATCGGTTCCGGCATGGCCGCATTGCATGACATAGGCAATGAGGCCGAGGACCTGCACTTTTATGGCGGCCAGTACGGCATTATGACTCGCAAACCATCTCCCGGATGGCAATTCACGCTTCTCGACTCCACATTCGAGGGACAGGCTCGCGCCGCAATCAAGGAGCATGAAGCCGGACTTACATTAGTTCGCGATCATTTTAAAGATGTACCCACAGCAATATCCATCGATCCAGGTTACTCCGATGAGCTATGGGTAAAGGATGCGCGGTTCGAAGATATCAGCGGCCCTGCTGTCATTATTAGTAATGAGCTCAATGCGCACACTGAAATCAATCTGGAAAATATAATCTGCCGCAATGTTCCTTTCTTCGCTCAGTTTCGCGAGAGCGGCAAAAGGATAAACGGAACCGGAGATATCTACCAGGTAAGCCATTTCACTCATGGCTTAACGTTTGCAGTAGATAACGCTACTCCAACGATCCAGACAACGAATGATGCTCATACACTGAACTCACTTCCTGCTACGGTTCCGTCTGACATTCCGCCTGTCCCTGCGATGAATACTTGGGTCAACATACGCACGCTCGGAGCGAAAGGTGATGGCATAAGCGACGACACGGCCGTCATCAAGAAGGCGATTGCCGAGCATCGCACGCTCTATTTTCCATCGGGACACTATATTGTCACCGACACAATTACTCTGAAGCCCGATACGGTTGTGATCGGCCTTAATCCCAGCACAACACAAATCGATCTACCCGACTCTACACCGGCATTTCAAGGTCCCGGTTCACCGAAGCCACTGCTGGAGACACCTCATGGCGGAACGAACATCGTCACCGGCATAGGGCTCTATACCAACGGAATCAATAGCAGGGCCGTCGGCGCAAAGTGGATGGCTGGAACTAATTCACTAATGGACGATGTTCGCTTTCTAGGTGGCCACGGAACAAACTATCCCGGAGTTTCTTTTTCCACGATCTACAACAACACCCATACCGCCGACTCTGATGCACGTCGCAAATGGGATAGCCAGTATTCGAGCCTATGGATCACCGACGGAGGTGGCGGTACCTTCGCCGATATATGGACTCCGAGTACCTTCGCGCAGGCAGGCGTGTCGATCTCTAATACTTCAACTCCAGGACGCATCTACGAGTTATCAAGTGAGCACCACGTTCGTAATGAGGTGAAGTTGAATCATGTCTCTAATTGGCAGATCTATGCTCTGCAAACCGAAGAAGAGCGTGGAGAGGGTCCATTCGCATTGCCGCTTTCCATCAACGATTCAAGTAACGTCACTATCGCGAACTACCATAGCTATCGAGTAGTTAGCAGTTATCAGCCATTTCCAAATGCAATCAGAGTTACAAACTCACACAACATCCAACTGCGAAATATTCATGTCTACAGCGATAGCAAGGTGTCTTTTGATAACTCCGTAGTTATCGAGCAACCGCATAACATCGAAATCCGCGATCGCGAATTTGCCGCACTTGCTATCGATGAGCCTCGGGCAGCCAGCACGACTCCTCGCCACTCTATAGTTCTCGCTGCCGGAGCAAAGGTAGAAAAACTTAGTACAGGCTTCTTTAATATCTCCGGCGCAACGGTAGATAAATCCGGACAGCTTTACTTTGTAGACGCCCACTGGCAGCGAATCTATAAGTGGTCGCCCGAGAGCCACAGCCCGGTGATTGTTAGCGACAGCCCATTGTCGCCCGTGCAGTTAGCATTCGATAAATCCGGCAACCTGATAGTCGTCTCCTACGACGGGGATGGCACCATCTACACCTTCAACCCGAATTCATTAGAAGAGAACATCACATTGCTCAAGCCGCAGCCGGCCTCGAAGAGGCCAGGACTTACGGCAGTTCTTCCAGTAAATTACTGGCGCAACGAAAATGACTTTATGCAAGCTGTTCCGGTCTTAAAGCCTTATCAGTACGTCTCTCTCGACGGCACTACTTTCATTCCCGCCGGCGAAGATTTTGTCACGGGGGCGTTGTATTACGGAACAAAGATGGCTGATCTTCTCCGCGCGTTTAGCCTGGCGCGGGCTGTGCCTGGGCATCCCTTCTATAGCAGTGATGAATCGCAAGAGAAGACATATGTCTCCAATGTCGGTTCCGATGGAACATTGATGAACACAAAACTTTTCGCGGAGCAGGGCGGCGAAGGCGTCGCACAGGATGAAGAAGGAAATGTCTTTATCGCGGCTGGTCAGATATATGTATACAACTCTTCCGGAAAACTAATCGACACGATCGACGTTCCGGAACGTCCTATCGACATTCTCTTTGGCGGAAAGGACGGACGAACGCTGTTTATTCTTACTCACAACTCACTCTATTCAGTGCAGACAAAAGTGCAGAGGCTTCGCTAG